The following proteins are encoded in a genomic region of Pseudomonas sp. Os17:
- the ettA gene encoding energy-dependent translational throttle protein EttA, whose product MAQYVFTMHRLGKVVPPKREILKNISLSFFPGAKIGVLGLNGSGKSTLLKIMAGVDTEFEGEARPMPDLNIGYLPQEPQLDPTKTVREVVEEAVSVIKDAQARLDEVYAAYAEPDADFDKLAAEQAKLEAILQASDGHNLERQLEVAADALRLPAWDAKVEHLSGGEKRRVALCRLLLSAPDMLLLDEPTNHLDADSVAWLEHFLHDFPGTVVAITHDRYFLDNVAGWILELDRGAGIPYEGNYSGWLEAKSARLAQESKQQSAHEKAMKEELEWVRKGAKARQSKSKARLQRFEEMQSQEFQKRSETNEIYIPAGPRLGDKVIEFKNVTKGYGDRVLIDNLSFSMPKGAIVGVIGGNGAGKSTLFRMIMGKETPDSGSIEIGETVQLACVDQSREDLDGSKTVFQQISDGSDQIRIGNYEIPSRTYVGRFNFKGGDQQKFVKDLSGGERGRLHLALTLKEGGNVLLLDEPSNDLDVETLRSLEEALLDFPGAAIVISHDRWFLDRVATHILAYEDDSQAVFFEGNYTEYEADRKKRLGEAAAQPHRVRHKKLA is encoded by the coding sequence ATGGCTCAATACGTCTTCACCATGCATCGGCTGGGCAAAGTTGTTCCGCCGAAGCGGGAAATCCTGAAAAACATCTCCCTGTCTTTTTTTCCCGGCGCCAAGATCGGCGTGCTGGGCCTCAACGGTTCGGGCAAGTCCACACTGCTGAAAATCATGGCCGGCGTCGACACCGAGTTCGAAGGTGAAGCCCGTCCGATGCCGGACCTGAACATCGGCTACCTGCCTCAGGAACCACAGCTGGATCCAACCAAGACCGTGCGTGAAGTGGTCGAGGAAGCGGTGAGCGTGATCAAGGACGCCCAGGCACGCCTGGACGAAGTCTACGCCGCCTACGCCGAGCCGGATGCCGACTTCGACAAGCTGGCCGCCGAACAGGCCAAGCTGGAAGCCATCCTGCAAGCCAGCGACGGCCATAACCTGGAGCGCCAGCTGGAAGTGGCTGCCGACGCCCTGCGCCTGCCGGCCTGGGATGCCAAGGTCGAGCACCTGTCCGGTGGTGAGAAGCGTCGTGTGGCCCTGTGCCGCCTGCTGCTGTCGGCCCCCGACATGCTGCTGCTGGACGAACCGACCAACCACCTGGACGCCGACTCGGTGGCCTGGCTGGAGCATTTCCTCCACGACTTCCCGGGCACCGTGGTCGCGATCACGCACGACCGTTACTTCCTCGACAACGTCGCCGGCTGGATTCTCGAACTCGACCGCGGCGCGGGTATTCCATACGAGGGCAACTACTCGGGTTGGCTGGAAGCCAAGTCCGCGCGTCTGGCCCAGGAATCCAAGCAGCAGTCGGCCCATGAGAAGGCCATGAAGGAAGAGCTGGAGTGGGTGCGCAAAGGCGCCAAGGCCCGCCAGTCGAAATCCAAGGCACGTCTGCAACGCTTCGAGGAAATGCAGTCCCAGGAGTTCCAGAAGCGCAGCGAAACCAACGAGATCTACATCCCGGCCGGTCCGCGCCTGGGTGACAAGGTCATCGAGTTCAAGAACGTCACCAAGGGCTATGGCGATCGCGTCCTGATCGACAACCTGTCGTTCTCCATGCCCAAAGGCGCCATCGTCGGCGTGATCGGCGGCAACGGTGCCGGTAAGTCGACCCTGTTCCGCATGATCATGGGCAAGGAAACCCCGGATTCGGGCAGCATCGAGATCGGCGAAACCGTGCAGCTCGCCTGCGTGGACCAGAGCCGCGAGGACCTGGACGGCAGCAAGACCGTGTTCCAGCAGATTTCCGACGGGTCCGACCAGATCCGCATCGGCAACTACGAGATCCCGTCGCGCACCTACGTCGGCCGTTTCAACTTCAAGGGCGGCGACCAGCAGAAGTTCGTCAAGGACCTCTCCGGTGGTGAGCGTGGCCGTCTGCACCTGGCCCTGACCCTGAAAGAGGGCGGCAACGTCCTGCTGCTCGACGAACCGTCCAACGACCTCGACGTTGAAACCCTGCGTTCCCTGGAGGAAGCCCTGCTGGACTTCCCGGGCGCCGCCATTGTGATCTCCCACGACCGGTGGTTCCTGGACCGGGTGGCCACTCACATCCTGGCTTACGAAGACGATTCCCAAGCGGTGTTCTTCGAAGGCAACTACACCGAGTACGAAGCCGATCGCAAGAAGCGCCTGGGCGAAGCCGCAGCGCAACCGCACCGTGTGCGGCACAAGAAGCTGGCCTGA
- a CDS encoding GreA/GreB family elongation factor, with protein MSRAFVNEDQAAAQAEQPVERQISAQPNYVTPQGFAELQARVALLHSQHTEQNDLGDAADKQRVAELERDLRYFTQRLHSAQVVTAATSTDKVQIGSRVTFVDEQDHQQSVQLVGEDQADAARGLINWASPLGRALLGAQPGDEVLWQRPAGNQLIEIIRIEPA; from the coding sequence ATGAGCCGCGCTTTCGTCAATGAAGATCAGGCCGCTGCCCAGGCCGAGCAGCCCGTGGAGCGCCAGATCAGCGCCCAGCCCAACTACGTCACGCCCCAGGGCTTTGCCGAATTGCAGGCCAGAGTCGCCCTGCTGCACAGCCAGCACACCGAGCAAAATGATCTGGGGGACGCCGCCGACAAGCAGCGGGTGGCCGAACTTGAGCGCGACTTGCGTTATTTCACCCAGCGCCTGCACAGCGCCCAGGTGGTGACGGCAGCCACTTCGACCGACAAGGTCCAGATCGGCAGCCGCGTGACCTTCGTCGATGAACAGGATCATCAGCAAAGCGTGCAACTGGTCGGGGAGGATCAAGCCGATGCGGCTCGGGGTCTGATCAACTGGGCCTCGCCCCTGGGTCGTGCCCTGCTGGGGGCACAACCCGGTGACGAGGTGCTGTGGCAACGGCCGGCGGGCAATCAGTTGATCGAGATCATCCGTATCGAACCGGCCTGA
- a CDS encoding Lnb N-terminal periplasmic domain-containing protein has translation MLKRLAYLALCVCAPLYAAPQIDPQRLQQLAHDPFWISIGHYETAKLGGWRSYVSDPKFFLAADGAHHPDAELAATLKALYAPADAGDRHAQCVYPSRTRWLKAQLGLNDLPRVECAEFTQWFKDVSPHSTVMIFPAAYLNSPSSMFGHTLLRIDQADVQSNHTALLSYAINFGAYIEGSDNSILYAWKGLMGGYPGLFALVPYQEKLSEYRSLENRDLWEYRLNLTQAETERMVEHVWELKQIKFDYFFFDENCSYRLLELLQVARPSLRLTGQFPLTAIPTDTVKAVKDAGLVERIDYRPSRERELLSRAQPLSHAEQQWVLKVSADQKQLQTGEFKALPRDRQALIVDAAYRLERYRANGLERDAERSQRSFELLRAINQNPAPELQIQRPGLPEDGHQSRTWQLGVGTRDDRAFAEYGLRMAYHDLNDNAEGFPLGAQIEILQMKLRQYEGNHWQLQQLDLATIRSLTPRNELLQPWSWQVTGGLERVPGKHDDETLVSHVNGGAGGTWQLGEDTLGFVLGTVRVEHNADFAGFIAPAAGFNSGLLWKNPLGNFSLEAKGDYFTNGEVRRSLSLNQQWELSRNLGLRLSAQREFSQLATPVNEVMLELKWYHY, from the coding sequence ATGCTCAAACGCCTTGCCTACCTGGCGCTCTGTGTCTGCGCCCCGCTGTATGCCGCGCCCCAGATCGACCCTCAACGTTTGCAGCAACTGGCCCATGACCCCTTCTGGATTTCCATAGGTCATTACGAAACCGCCAAGCTCGGTGGCTGGCGCAGTTACGTCAGCGACCCGAAGTTCTTCCTGGCGGCCGACGGTGCCCATCATCCCGATGCCGAGCTGGCCGCGACCCTGAAAGCCCTCTATGCCCCGGCCGACGCCGGTGACCGGCATGCCCAGTGCGTCTACCCGTCCCGCACCCGCTGGCTCAAGGCACAACTGGGCCTGAACGATTTGCCGCGGGTGGAGTGCGCCGAATTCACCCAGTGGTTCAAGGACGTCTCGCCCCACAGCACGGTGATGATCTTTCCCGCCGCGTACCTGAACAGCCCCTCGTCGATGTTCGGCCACACCCTGCTGCGCATCGACCAAGCCGATGTGCAGAGCAACCACACCGCCCTGCTCAGCTACGCGATCAACTTCGGCGCCTACATCGAAGGCTCCGACAACAGCATTCTGTACGCCTGGAAAGGCCTGATGGGCGGCTACCCCGGGCTCTTCGCCCTGGTGCCCTACCAGGAAAAGCTCTCGGAATACCGCAGCCTGGAAAACCGCGACCTGTGGGAATACCGGCTGAATCTGACCCAAGCCGAAACCGAACGCATGGTGGAGCACGTCTGGGAACTCAAGCAGATCAAGTTCGACTACTTCTTCTTCGACGAGAACTGCTCCTACCGCCTGCTGGAGCTGCTGCAGGTGGCACGCCCCAGCCTGCGCCTGACTGGCCAGTTCCCCCTGACGGCCATTCCCACCGACACGGTCAAGGCCGTCAAGGACGCCGGCCTGGTGGAGCGGATCGACTATCGCCCCTCCCGGGAACGCGAGCTGCTCAGCCGCGCCCAGCCCCTGAGCCACGCCGAACAGCAGTGGGTACTCAAGGTCAGCGCCGATCAGAAACAATTGCAGACAGGCGAATTCAAGGCCCTGCCCCGGGATCGCCAGGCCCTGATCGTCGATGCCGCCTACCGCCTCGAACGCTATCGGGCCAACGGCCTGGAGCGTGATGCCGAGCGTTCCCAGCGCAGCTTCGAACTGCTGCGGGCGATCAACCAGAACCCGGCGCCCGAGCTGCAGATCCAACGGCCCGGCCTGCCGGAAGACGGCCACCAGTCCCGCACCTGGCAACTGGGCGTCGGCACCCGGGACGACCGGGCCTTCGCCGAATACGGCCTGCGCATGGCCTACCACGACCTGAACGACAACGCCGAAGGCTTTCCCCTGGGGGCGCAGATCGAGATCCTGCAGATGAAACTGCGCCAGTACGAAGGCAACCACTGGCAGCTGCAGCAGCTGGACCTGGCCACCATCCGCTCCCTGACCCCGCGCAACGAGCTGCTGCAGCCCTGGTCCTGGCAGGTCACCGGCGGCCTGGAGCGGGTGCCGGGCAAGCACGACGATGAAACCCTGGTCAGCCATGTCAACGGTGGTGCCGGTGGCACCTGGCAGTTGGGCGAAGACACGCTGGGCTTTGTCCTGGGCACCGTGCGGGTCGAGCACAACGCCGATTTCGCCGGTTTCATCGCCCCGGCGGCAGGCTTCAACTCCGGACTGCTGTGGAAAAACCCGCTGGGCAATTTCAGCCTCGAAGCCAAGGGCGACTACTTCACCAACGGCGAGGTGCGTCGCAGCCTGAGCCTCAACCAGCAGTGGGAACTGTCGCGCAACCTCGGCCTGCGCTTGAGCGCGCAACGGGAGTTCAGCCAACTGGCGACTCCGGTGAACGAAGTGATGCTCGAACTCAAGTGGTATCACTATTAA
- the gdhA gene encoding NADP-specific glutamate dehydrogenase, translating to MIESVEDFLARLKKRDPDQPEFHQAVEEVLRSLWPFLEANPHYLSSGILERICEPERTVVFRVSWVDDQGKVRVNRGFRIQMNSAIGPYKGGLRFHPSVNMGVLKFLAFEQTFKNSLTSLPMGGGKGGSDFNPKGKSDAEVMRFCQAFMTELYRHIGADVDVPAGDIGVGAREIGFLFGQYKRLSNQFTSVLTGKGISYGGSLIRPEATGFGCVYFAEEMLKRRGDRVEGKRVAISGSGNVAQYAARKVMDLGGKVISLSDSEGTLYCESGLSEEQWLAVLELKNVQRGRISELAARFGLEFRAGKTPWDLACDIALPCATQNELDAESAHALLRNGCTCVAEGANMPTTLEAVDIFIDAGILFAPGKASNAGGVAVSGLEMSQNAMRLLWTAGEVDSKLHAIMQSIHHACVHYGEENGRINYVKGANIAGFVKVADAMLAQGVV from the coding sequence ATGATCGAATCCGTCGAAGACTTCCTCGCCCGCCTGAAAAAGCGCGACCCGGACCAGCCCGAGTTTCACCAGGCGGTGGAAGAGGTTCTGCGCAGCCTCTGGCCATTTCTCGAAGCCAATCCGCACTACCTGAGCTCCGGCATTCTCGAGCGCATCTGCGAGCCGGAACGCACCGTGGTGTTTCGTGTGTCCTGGGTCGACGATCAAGGCAAGGTCAGGGTCAACCGCGGCTTCCGCATCCAGATGAACAGCGCCATCGGCCCCTACAAGGGCGGCTTGCGCTTCCATCCGTCGGTCAACATGGGGGTGCTGAAATTCCTCGCCTTCGAGCAGACCTTCAAAAACTCTCTGACCTCCCTGCCCATGGGCGGCGGCAAGGGCGGCTCGGACTTCAACCCCAAAGGCAAGAGCGATGCCGAGGTCATGCGCTTCTGCCAGGCCTTCATGACCGAGCTGTACCGGCATATCGGCGCCGATGTGGACGTGCCGGCAGGCGACATCGGCGTTGGCGCCCGGGAGATCGGCTTTCTCTTTGGCCAGTACAAGCGCCTGAGCAACCAGTTCACTTCGGTGCTGACCGGCAAGGGCATCAGCTACGGCGGCAGCCTGATTCGTCCGGAAGCCACGGGGTTCGGCTGTGTGTACTTCGCCGAGGAAATGCTCAAGCGTCGCGGTGACCGGGTCGAAGGCAAGCGAGTGGCGATCTCCGGTTCCGGCAACGTCGCCCAGTACGCGGCCCGCAAGGTCATGGACCTGGGGGGCAAGGTGATCTCCCTGTCCGACTCCGAAGGCACCCTGTATTGCGAGTCCGGCCTGAGCGAGGAGCAGTGGCTGGCGGTGCTGGAACTGAAGAACGTGCAGCGTGGGCGGATCAGCGAGCTGGCGGCCCGCTTCGGCCTGGAGTTCCGCGCCGGCAAGACCCCGTGGGACCTGGCCTGCGATATCGCCCTGCCTTGCGCCACGCAGAACGAGCTGGATGCCGAGTCTGCTCATGCCCTGCTGCGCAACGGCTGCACCTGTGTCGCCGAAGGCGCCAACATGCCGACCACGCTGGAGGCTGTGGATATCTTTATCGACGCGGGCATCCTGTTTGCCCCGGGCAAGGCCTCCAACGCCGGTGGCGTGGCGGTGAGCGGCCTGGAGATGTCGCAGAACGCCATGCGCCTGCTGTGGACCGCCGGTGAAGTCGACAGCAAGCTGCACGCCATCATGCAGTCGATCCACCATGCCTGCGTGCATTACGGCGAAGAAAATGGCCGGATCAACTACGTCAAGGGCGCGAACATCGCCGGCTTCGTCAAGGTGGCCGATGCCATGCTGGCCCAGGGCGTGGTCTGA
- a CDS encoding DUF3015 domain-containing protein has translation MKRILLGTLFTAVSLNAMAQAPGGPDCGWGNMLFQGQRGTPAHFLASTTNGTSGNATFGMTSGTNGCSTNASLTYGGKSWFAMNGMMNELSEDMAKGQGEALTTYAVVLGVAPEDRAHFAAVTHEHFQQIFSKADVTAEDVHTNTLAVLKNDARLAKYATPA, from the coding sequence ATGAAACGGATTCTTCTCGGTACTCTTTTCACCGCTGTATCCCTCAACGCCATGGCTCAAGCGCCCGGTGGTCCGGATTGCGGCTGGGGCAACATGCTGTTCCAAGGCCAGCGTGGCACTCCGGCGCACTTCCTGGCCTCCACCACCAACGGCACCTCCGGCAACGCCACCTTTGGCATGACCTCCGGCACCAACGGTTGCTCCACCAACGCATCGCTGACCTATGGCGGCAAATCCTGGTTCGCCATGAACGGCATGATGAACGAGCTCTCCGAAGACATGGCCAAGGGTCAAGGCGAAGCCCTGACCACCTATGCCGTAGTCCTCGGCGTGGCACCTGAAGACCGTGCGCATTTCGCCGCGGTCACCCACGAACACTTCCAACAGATCTTCAGCAAGGCTGACGTGACCGCGGAAGATGTGCACACCAATACCCTGGCCGTGTTGAAGAACGATGCGCGCCTGGCGAAATACGCCACTCCCGCTTAA
- a CDS encoding Lon protease family protein, producing MPDPVAASLRLAPEALTRPFSAEQFSFSTTNDLEPFRGVLGQERAVEALQFGVAMPRPGYNVFVMGEPGTGRFSFVKRYLKAEGKRLQTPSDWVYVNNFDEPREPRALELPAGAAGNFISDINGLIDNLLATFPAVFEHPSYQQKKSAIDRAFNQRYDRALDVIERLALEKDVALYRDSSNIAFTPMFDGKALDEAEFAQLPEADRERFHEDISALEERLNEELASLPQWKRESSNQLRQLNEETITLALQPLLAPLSEKYAENAAVCGYLQAMQVYLLKTVVEQLVDDSKTDAVARKLLEEQYCPSLVVGHPASGGAPVVFEPHPTYDNLFGRIEYSTDQGALYTTYRQLRPGALHRANGGFLILEAEKMLSEPFVWDALKRALQSRKLKMESPLGEMGRLATVTLTPQMIPLQVKVIIIGARQLYYTLQDLDPDFQEMFRVLVDFDEDIPMVDESLEQFAQLLKTRTSEEGMAPLTADAVARLATYSARLAEHQGRLSARIGDLFQLVSEADFIRHLASDEMTDAGHIERALKAKATRTGRVSARILDDMLAGIILIDTDGAAVGKCNGLTVLEVGDSAFGVPARISATVYPGGSGIVDIEREVNLGQPIHSKGVMILTGYLGSRYAQEFPLAISASIALEQSYGYVDGDSASLGEACTLISALSKTPLKQCFAITGSINQFGEVQAVGGVNEKIEGFFRLCEARGLTGEQGAIIPQANVATLMLDEKVLQAVRAGQFHVYAVRQADEALSLLVGEPAGEPDAEGQFPEGSVNARVVERLRVIAEMISEEDLKEAEKELAQEALSETKPA from the coding sequence ATGCCTGATCCTGTTGCTGCCAGCCTGCGTCTCGCGCCTGAAGCGCTGACCCGCCCTTTCTCTGCTGAACAGTTCAGCTTCTCGACCACCAATGATTTGGAGCCCTTTCGCGGTGTGCTTGGCCAGGAACGTGCGGTCGAAGCCTTGCAGTTTGGCGTGGCCATGCCGCGCCCCGGTTACAACGTGTTTGTCATGGGCGAGCCGGGCACCGGCCGCTTCTCCTTCGTCAAGCGCTACCTGAAAGCCGAAGGCAAACGCCTGCAGACCCCGTCCGACTGGGTCTACGTCAACAATTTCGACGAGCCCAGGGAGCCCAGGGCGCTGGAGTTGCCCGCCGGTGCCGCCGGCAACTTCATCAGCGATATCAACGGCCTGATCGACAACCTGCTGGCGACCTTCCCGGCGGTTTTCGAGCATCCGTCCTATCAGCAGAAGAAGAGCGCCATCGACCGTGCCTTCAACCAGCGTTATGACCGTGCCCTGGATGTGATCGAGCGCCTGGCACTGGAAAAGGACGTGGCGCTGTATCGCGACAGCAGCAACATCGCCTTTACCCCGATGTTCGATGGCAAGGCCCTGGACGAGGCCGAGTTCGCTCAGTTGCCGGAGGCTGATCGCGAGCGCTTCCACGAGGACATTTCCGCGCTGGAAGAGCGTCTTAACGAAGAGCTGGCGAGCCTGCCGCAATGGAAGCGCGAGTCGAGCAACCAGCTGCGCCAGCTCAATGAGGAAACCATCACCCTGGCCTTGCAGCCCTTGCTCGCGCCGCTGTCCGAGAAGTACGCGGAAAACGCCGCGGTCTGTGGATACCTGCAGGCGATGCAGGTCTATCTGTTGAAGACGGTGGTCGAGCAGTTGGTGGACGACAGCAAGACCGACGCGGTGGCGCGCAAGCTGCTGGAAGAGCAGTACTGCCCGAGCCTGGTGGTGGGTCACCCGGCCAGTGGTGGCGCGCCGGTGGTGTTCGAGCCTCACCCGACCTACGACAACCTGTTCGGCCGGATCGAGTACAGCACCGATCAGGGCGCGCTCTACACCACCTACCGGCAATTGCGCCCCGGTGCCTTGCATCGGGCCAATGGCGGCTTCCTGATCCTGGAAGCCGAGAAGATGCTCAGCGAGCCCTTTGTCTGGGACGCCCTCAAGCGTGCCCTGCAGTCGCGCAAGCTGAAGATGGAATCGCCTCTGGGCGAGATGGGCCGCCTGGCCACCGTGACCCTGACGCCGCAGATGATCCCGTTGCAGGTCAAGGTCATCATCATCGGTGCCCGCCAGCTGTATTACACGCTGCAGGACCTGGACCCGGACTTCCAGGAGATGTTCCGGGTACTGGTGGATTTCGACGAAGACATTCCGATGGTGGACGAGAGCCTGGAGCAATTCGCCCAACTGCTCAAAACCCGCACCTCGGAGGAGGGCATGGCGCCGCTGACGGCTGATGCCGTGGCGCGGCTGGCCACCTACAGTGCGCGTCTGGCGGAACACCAGGGGCGCCTTTCGGCGCGGATCGGCGATCTGTTCCAACTGGTCAGCGAGGCCGACTTCATCCGTCACCTGGCCTCGGACGAAATGACCGACGCCGGGCACATCGAACGGGCACTGAAAGCCAAGGCCACGCGTACCGGTCGGGTGTCGGCGCGGATTCTCGACGACATGCTGGCCGGGATCATCCTGATCGACACCGACGGCGCGGCCGTGGGCAAGTGCAACGGCCTGACGGTGCTGGAAGTCGGCGACTCGGCGTTCGGGGTGCCGGCGCGGATTTCCGCCACGGTGTATCCCGGTGGCAGCGGCATTGTCGACATCGAGCGTGAGGTCAATCTGGGCCAGCCGATTCACTCCAAGGGGGTGATGATCCTGACCGGTTACCTGGGCAGTCGCTATGCCCAGGAGTTCCCCCTGGCGATTTCCGCCAGCATTGCCCTGGAGCAGTCCTACGGTTACGTGGACGGTGACAGTGCTTCCCTGGGAGAGGCCTGCACCTTGATTTCGGCGCTGTCGAAAACTCCGCTCAAGCAGTGTTTCGCCATCACCGGCTCGATCAACCAGTTCGGCGAAGTGCAGGCGGTGGGTGGGGTCAACGAGAAGATCGAAGGTTTCTTCCGGCTGTGCGAGGCTCGCGGTCTGACCGGAGAGCAGGGGGCAATCATTCCCCAGGCCAACGTGGCCACCCTGATGCTCGACGAGAAAGTGCTGCAGGCAGTGCGTGCCGGGCAGTTCCATGTGTACGCGGTGCGTCAGGCCGACGAGGCCCTGAGCCTGCTGGTGGGTGAGCCGGCCGGTGAGCCGGATGCCGAAGGGCAGTTCCCCGAAGGCAGCGTCAATGCACGGGTTGTGGAGCGCCTGCGGGTCATCGCCGAGATGATCAGTGAGGAAGACCTCAAGGAGGCGGAAAAGGAGTTGGCGCAAGAGGCGCTGAGTGAAACCAAGCCTGCGTGA